Proteins co-encoded in one Macrobrachium rosenbergii isolate ZJJX-2024 chromosome 54, ASM4041242v1, whole genome shotgun sequence genomic window:
- the LOC136834849 gene encoding streptococcal hemagglutinin-like isoform X3 has product MQVSQLLFLVLTSATLGSCASLREDVTSQVCGETISLDLSGEVPQVTCSSTCAGDMQTWSAGSVYKRPPALSPFGLMVEMQYTNSGVLCSLVESVSDEDLLASFRDESGICDSYPATLQTSSTSGTEESYATGSSVSATEFTSQSGSSVSYGEITSATGSTSNGITTASGEYVSEFGTTYGTGSSVSATEFTSQSGSSVSYGEITSATGSTSNGITTASGEYVSEFETTYGTGSSVSATEFTSQSGSSVSYGEITSATGSTSNGITTASGEYVSEFETTYGTGSSVSATEFTSPSGSSVSYGEITSATGSTSNGITTASGEYVSEFGTTYGTGSSVSATEFTSPSGSSVSYGEITSATGSTSNGITTASGEYVSEFETTYGTGSSVSATEFTSPSGSSVSYGEITSATGSTSSEITTASGEYVSEFETTYGTGSSVSATEFTSPSGSSVSYGEITSATGSTSSEITTASGEYISGFETTYGTGSSVSATEFTSPSRSSVSYGEITSATGSTSNGITTASGEYISGFETTYGTGSSVSATEFTSPSGSSVSYGEITSATGSTSNGITTASGEYVSEVETTYGTGSSVSATEFTSPSGSSVSYGEITSATGSTNNGITTASGEYISEFDTTYGTGSSVSATEFTSPSGSSVSYGEITSATGSTSNGITTASGEYVSEFETTYGTGSSVSATEFTSPSGSSVSYGEITSATGSTSNGITTASGEYISGFETTYGTGSSVSATEFTSPSGSSVSYGEITSATGSTNNGITTASGEYVSEFDTTYGTGSSVSATEFTSPSGSSVSYGEITSATGSTSNGITTASGEYVSEFDTTYGTGSSVSATEFTSPSGSSVSYGEITSATGSTSNGITTASGEYISEFDTTYRTGSSVSATEFTSPSGSSVSYGEITSATGSTNNGITTASGEYVSEFGTTYGTGSSVSATEFTSPTGSSVSYGEITSATGSTNNGITTASGEYVSEFDTTYGTGSSVSATEFTSPSGSSVSYGEITSATGSTSNGITTASGEYVSEFDTTYGTGSSVSATEFTSPSGSSVSYGEITSAAGSTSNGITTASGEYVSEFDTTYGTGSSVSATEFTSQSGSSVSYGEITSATGSTSNGITTASGEYVSEFDTTYGTGSSVSATEFTSPSGSSVSYGEITSATGSTSNGITTASGEYVSEFDTTYGTGSSVSATEFTSPSGSSVSYGEITSAAGSTSNGITTASGEYVSEFDTTYGTGSSVSATEFTSPSGSSVSYGEITSATGSTSNGITTASGEYVSEFDTTYRTGSSVSATEFTSPSGSSVSYGEITSATGSTSNGITTASGEYISEFDTTYGTGSSVSATEFTSPSGSSVSYGEITSATGSTSNGITTASGEYVSEFDTTYRTGSSVSATEFTSPSGSSVSYGEITSATGSTSNGITTASGEYISEFDTTYGTGSSVSATEFTSPSGSSVSYGEITSATGSTSNGITTASGEYISEFETTYRTGSSVSATEFTSPSGSSVSYGEITSATGSTSNGITTASGEYVSEFDTTYRTGSSVSATEFTSPSGSSVSYGEITSATGSTSNGITTASGEYISEFDTTYGTGSSVSATEFTSPSGSSVSYGEITSATGSTSNGITTASGEYISEFETTYRTGSSVSATEFTSPSGSSVSYGEITSATGSTSNGITTESTTIIGTKTTTSEASTIEDDNSLKTSTLSVTSETATPEEGTPTTTTSSQDHSDDSGSGKDKATNVSSAVTEPATSPEGDTTTTSVRETEAPEETTNQGCVNNGEANNSEQKVPVVDNEPTTTTTTAAPTTTSTTAASTTTSTTAAPTTTSTTTTRTTTTSTTTTTTTPAPVFVCPNGWSRFADSCYRISTVKGSWESGEKYCKNIGGSYVTISSSAEQNYLKSLLRDNTWIGYNDRAREGTFVWSSGETSSYRAFASGEPNNGFLSSEDCVEMRKKEGYLWNDEGCSNDNYYACETGLVVKS; this is encoded by the exons ATGCAGGTCTCCCAGCTTCTCTTCCTCGTGCTGACTTCAGCAACG CTGGGGTCCTGTGCATCTCTCAGGGAGGACGTGACGTCACAGGTGTGTGGTGAGACCATCTCATTAGACCTCTCAGGCGAAGTCCCACAGGTGACCTGCTCCTCAACATGCGCTGGGGACATGCAG ACGTGGTCAGCAGGATCTGTCTACAAGAGGCCACCTGCACTCTCGCCATTTGGACTCATGGTGGAAATGCAGTACACCAACTCTGGCGTCTTATGCAGTCTTGTCGAATCAGTCTCAG ATGAAGATCTCCTAGCAAGCTTTCGAGATGAGAGCGGCATCTGCGATTCGTACCCAGCAACACTTCAGACCTCCTCCACGAGTGGGACCGAGGAATCATATGCCACAGGATCCTCAGTCTCAGCAACTGAATTCACATCTCAATCTGGGTCTTCAGTTTCATATGGTGAAATTACATCAGCAACAGGTAGCACCAGCAATGGAATAACTACTGCTTCAGGAGAATATGTTTCAGAATTTGGAACAACATACGGAACAGGATCCTCAGTCTCAGCAACTGAATTCACATCTCAATCTGGGTCTTCAGTTTCATATGGTGAAATTACATCAGCAACAGGTAGCACCAGCAATGGAATAACTACTGCTTCAGGAGAATATGTTTCAGAATTTGAAACAACCTACGGAACAGGATCCTCAGTCTCAGCAACTGAATTCACATCTCAATCTGGGTCTTCAGTTTCATATGGTGAAATTACATCAGCAACAGGTAGCACCAGCAATGGAATAACTACTGCTTCAGGAGAATATGTTTCAGAATTTGAAACAACCTATGGAACAGGATCCTCAGTCTCAGCAACTGAATTCACATCTCCATCTGGGTCTTCAGTTTCATATGGTGAAATTACATCAGCAACAGGTAGCACCAGCAATGGAATAACTACTGCTTCAGGAGAATATGTTTCAGAATTTGGAACAACCTACGGAACAGGATCCTCAGTCTCAGCAACTGAATTCACATCTCCATCTGGGTCTTCAGTTTCATACGGTGAAATTACATCAGCAACAGGTAGCACCAGCAATGGAATAACTACTGCTTCAGGAGAATATGTTTCAGAATTTGAAACAACCTACGGAACAGGATCATCAGTCTCAGCAACTGAATTCACATCTCCATCTGGGTCTTCAGTTTCATACGGTGAAATTACATCAGCAACAGGTAGCACCAGCAGTGAAATAACTACTGCTTCAGGAGAATATGTTTCAGAATTTGAAACAACCTACGGAACAGGATCCTCAGTCTCAGCAACTGAATTCACATCTCCATCTGGGTCTTCAGTTTCATACGGTGAAATTACATCAGCAACAGGTAGCACCAGCAGTGAAATAACTACTGCTTCAGGAGAATATATTTCAGGATTTGAAACAACCTACGGAACAGGATCCTCAGTCTCAGCAACTGAATTCACATCTCCATCTAGGTCTTCAGTTTCATATGGTGAAATTACATCAGCAACAGGTAGCACCAGCAATGGAATAACAACTGCTTCGGGAGAATATATTTCAGGATTTGAAACAACCTACGGAACAGGATCCTCAGTCTCAGCAACTGAATTCACATCTCCATCTGGGTCTTCAGTTTCATATGGTGAAATTACATCAGCAACAGGTAGCACCAGCAATGGAATAACTACTGCTTCAGGAGAATATGTTTCAGAAGTTGAAACAACCTACGGAACAGGATCCTCAGTCTCAGCAACTGAATTCACATCTCCATCTGGGTCTTCAGTTTCATATGGTGAAATTACATCAGcaacaggtagcaccaacaatgGAATAACTACTGCTTCAGGagaatatatttcagaatttgACACAACCTATGGAACAGGATCCTCAGTCTCAGCAACTGAATTCACATCTCCATCTGGGTCTTCAGTTTCATATGGTGAAATTACATCAGCAACAGGTAGCACCAGCAATGGAATAACTACTGCTTCTGGAGAATATGTTTCAGAATTTGAAACAACCTACGGAACAGGATCCTCAGTCTCAGCAACTGAATTCACATCTCCATCTGGGTCTTCAGTTTCATATGGTGAAATTACATCAGCAACAGGTAGCACCAGCAATGGAATAACAACTGCTTCAGGAGAATATATTTCAGGATTTGAAACAACCTACGGAACAGGATCCTCAGTCTCAGCAACTGAATTCACATCTCCATCTGGGTCTTCAGTTTCATATGGTGAAATTACATCAGcaacaggtagcaccaacaatgGAATAACTACTGCTTCTGGAGAATATGTTTCAGAATTTGACACAACCTACGGAACAGGATCCTCAGTCTCGGCAACTGAATTCACATCTCCATCTGGGTCTTCAGTTTCATATGGTGAAATTACATCAGCAACAGGTAGCACCAGCAATGGAATAACTACTGCTTCAGGAGAATATGTTTCAGAATTTGACACAACCTACGGAACAGGATCCTCAGTCTCAGCAACTGAATTCACATCTCCATCTGGGTCTTCAGTTTCATATGGTGAAATTACATCAGcaacag GTAGCACCAGCAATGGAATAACTACTGCTTCAGGagaatatatttcagaatttgACACAACCTACAGAACAGGATCCTCAGTCTCAGCAACTGAATTCACATCTCCATCTGGGTCTTCAGTTTCATATGGTGAAATTACATCAGcaacaggtagcaccaacaatgGAATAACTACTGCTTCTGGAGAATATGTTTCAGAATTTGGAACAACCTATGGAACAGGATCCTCAGTCTCAGCAACTGAATTCACATCTCCAACTGGGTCTTCAGTTTCATATGGTGAAATTACATCAGcaacaggtagcaccaacaatgGAATAACTACTGCTTCAGGAGAATATGTTTCAGAATTTGACACAACCTACGGAACAGGATCCTCAGTCTCAGCAACTGAATTCACATCTCCATCTGGGTCTTCAGTTTCATATGGTGAAATTACATCAGCAACAGGTAGCACCAGCAATGGAATAACTACTGCTTCAGGAGAATATGTTTCAGAATTTGACACAACCTACGGAACAGGATCCTCAGTCTCAGCAACTGAATTCACATCTCCATCTGGGTCTTCAGTTTCATATGGTGAAATTACATCAGCAGCAGGTAGCACCAGCAATGGAATAACTACTGCTTCGGGAGAATATGTTTCAGAATTTGACACAACCTACGGAACAGGATCCTCAGTCTCAGCAACTGAATTCACATCTCAATCTGGGTCTTCAGTTTCATATGGTGAAATTACATCAGCAACAGGTAGCACCAGCAATGGAATAACTACTGCTTCAGGAGAATATGTTTCAGAATTTGACACAACCTACGGAACAGGATCCTCAGTCTCAGCAACTGAATTCACATCTCCATCTGGGTCTTCAGTTTCATATGGTGAAATTACATCAGCAACAGGTAGCACCAGCAATGGAATAACTACTGCTTCAGGAGAATATGTTTCAGAATTTGACACAACCTACGGAACAGGATCCTCAGTCTCAGCAACTGAATTCACATCTCCATCTGGGTCTTCAGTTTCATATGGTGAAATTACATCAGCAGCAGGTAGCACCAGCAATGGAATAACTACTGCTTCAGGAGAATATGTTTCAGAATTTGACACAACCTACGGAACAGGATCCTCAGTCTCAGCAACTGAATTCACATCTCCATCTGGGTCTTCAGTTTCATATGGTGAAATTACATCAGCAACAGGTAGCACCAGCAATGGAATAACTACTGCTTCAGGAGAATATGTTTCAGAATTTGACACAACCTACAGAACAGGATCCTCAGTCTCAGCAACTGAATTCACATCTCCATCTGGGTCTTCAGTTTCATATGGTGAAATTACATCAGCAACAGGTAGCACCAGCAATGGAATAACTACTGCTTCAGGagaatatatttcagaatttgACACAACCTACGGAACAGGATCCTCAGTCTCAGCAACTGAATTCACATCTCCATCTGGGTCTTCAGTTTCATATGGTGAAATTACATCAGCAACAGGTAGCACCAGCAATGGAATAACTACTGCTTCAGGAGAATATGTTTCAGAATTTGACACAACCTACAGAACAGGATCCTCAGTCTCAGCAACTGAATTCACATCTCCATCTGGGTCTTCAGTTTCATATGGTGAAATTACATCAGCAACAGGTAGCACCAGCAATGGAATAACAACTGCTTCAGGagaatatatttcagaatttgACACAACCTACGGAACAGGATCCTCAGTCTCAGCAACTGAATTCACATCTCCATCTGGGTCTTCAGTTTCATATGGTGAAATTACATCAGCAACAGGTAGCACCAGCAATGGAATAACTACTGCTTCAGGagaatatatttcagaatttgAAACAACCTACAGAACAGGATCCTCAGTCTCAGCAACTGAATTCACATCTCCATCTGGGTCTTCAGTTTCATATGGTGAAATTACATCAGCAACAGGTAGCACCAGCAATGGAATAACTACTGCTTCAGGAGAATATGTTTCAGAATTTGACACAACCTACAGAACAGGATCCTCAGTCTCAGCAACTGAATTCACATCTCCATCTGGGTCTTCAGTTTCATATGGTGAAATTACATCAGCAACAGGTAGCACCAGCAATGGAATAACAACTGCTTCAGGagaatatatttcagaatttgACACAACCTACGGAACAGGATCCTCAGTCTCAGCAACTGAATTCACATCTCCATCTGGGTCTTCAGTTTCATATGGTGAAATTACATCAGCAACAGGTAGCACCAGCAATGGAATAACTACTGCTTCAGGagaatatatttcagaatttgAAACAACCTACAGAACAGGATCCTCAGTCTCAGCAACTGAATTCACATCTCCATCTGGGTCTTCAGTTTCATATGGTGAAATTACATCAGCAACAGGTAGCACCAGCAATGGAATAACAACTGAATCAACAACAATTATAGGTACAAAAACAACTACTTCGGAAGCCTCCACTATAGAAGATGACAATTCACTCAAAACTAGTACTTTGTCGGTCACCTCAGAAACAGCTACACCTGAAGAGGGGACTCCTACCACCACTACAAGTTCACAGGATCATTCTGATGACTCAGGGTCAGGCAAAGATAAAGCAACTAACGTATCATCTGCTGTCACTGAACCTGCAACTTCTCCAGAAGGAGACACAACCACAACCAGCGTCCGAGAGACAGAGGCACCTGAAGAAACAACCAACCAAGGCTGCGTCAACAACGGAGAGGCCAACAACTCAGAACAGAAAGTACCAGTTGTTGATAATGAACCTACGACTACAACTACCACAGCTGCACCTACCACCACAAGTACCACAGCTGCATCTACCACTACAAGTACCACAGCTGCACCTACTACCACTAGTACCACAACTACAAGAACCACTACAACTTCCACCACTACTACCACCACAACACCTGCTCCAGTCTTCGTGTGTCCTAACGGATGGTCGAGATTTGCTGACTCCTGCTACCGCATCTCTACGGTTAAAGGCTCCTGGGAATCAGgagaaaaatattgcaagaaCATCGGTGGTTCCTACGTCACGATCAGCTCGTCAGCTGAGCAAAACTACCTTAAAA GTCTTCTGCGCGACAACACATGGATCGGTTACAATGACAGAGCCAGAGAAGGAACCTTTGTTTGGTCTTCAGGGGAAACCTCCAGTTACAGGGC ATTTGCCAGTGGAGAGCCCAACAACGGATTCCTCAGCTCGGAAGACTGCGTCGAAATGCGCAAGAAGGAAGGTTACCTGTGGAACGACGAGGGGTGCTCTAATGATAACTA ctATGCATGCGAGACTGGCCTCGTGGTGAAGTCATAA